From Verrucomicrobiia bacterium:
AGGACACTGTCGGCGAAGAAAAAGACATGACAAAGCCCGCGGAAAACAAAGTGGGCGGTAAACCGGTCATCCGTTTGGGCAATGTATCCGAACCGACAATCACATTTTATCCCGCGCCCAAAGTGAATAACACGGGCACGGCTGTGCTGGTGTGTCCGGGAGGGGGGTACAGCATTCTCGCCTATGATCTGGAAGGCTCAGAAGTGTGCGAATGGCTGAACTCCATAGGTGTGAATGCAGTATTGGTTAAGTACCGTGTTCCGAAGCGTCCGGGAACGGACCGGCACGGGCCGCCGTTGCAGGATGTGCAACGCGCCTTCGGCCTCGTGCGCAGCAAGGCTTCTGAGTGGGGGATTGATGCGAAGCGCGTCGGTATTTTGGGTTTCTCAGCAGGCGGACACCTCTCCGCGGTTGCGTGCAACAATTACGAACAACGCACCTATGAAAAAGTGGATGCGGCGGATGAGCAAAGTTGCCGCCCGGACTTCGCTGTCCTCATCTATCCCGCCTACCTCACGGTGAAAGAGCAGGGAGATAAGGTCGCACCTGAGCTTCCTGTGAGTGCCAAGACTCCGCCGACCTTTCTCGCGATGACGGGTGATGATGGTGTGCGTGTCGAGTCTGCCTTGTTCTACTATCTTGCCTTGAAGAACGCCAAGGTGCCCGCCGAGATGCACCTGTACCCGAAAGGTGGCCACGGCTATGGCCTGCGTCCTTCCGATAACACCGTTTCCTCTTGGCCGAAGCGTGTAGAAGAGTGGATGGGTGCGAGCGGATTGTTGAAAGCCAAATAAATAAGGCCGTAGCGGCACAATTCACGGTAACGTATGCCCCACGATTGTGCAGCGTGGGGAATTCGTGAAATCTGTATAATGGAATTTGCCGCCTGCGGGACAGGGGAGAAGCGGACCATTATCAATATAGAGATTTACTTCCGCTAGGGTGGGCGGGGCTTTCGGCATGCGCCTGTGATCGATCAACCATCGTTGAATGCTCCCATCCAAGTAGCGAAGACTGTCTAAGCAGTGGTCGGTATCTGTCTTCAGTATCTGATGGTTGATCCCCGCATTCTTAAGTTTATCTCGCAGCCATTTGCTGAAAACTTTGGTGTCTGAAATCTCGGCGATGCCATGCCGGTAACAGGTGCTTGCCATGGTCAAATTGCCCAAAGTGTAGCTCCCTCCTTGAGGGCACATCGTAGTGACTCCCTGCGGCGGATATGTGCGAAGTTGTTCTTCCGTGGGGGCGGTGAAGAAGTGGCTTTCGTTTGCCAGGGCCCAGCGGCTGATCGCGAAATCAACCGCCGCCAAGTTTTGCTGGCAGGCATTGCCTTGGATGATCACACGCGATTGGTCATCGGTATAGAGATAGACTCCCAGTCCCGTTAAAAGAATTGCGAGCGAAACGATGATCCGCTTGCGATGCTTTTTGATGATAGGGGTAACAGTCATACGCTGTGATTTCTCACGGCAGGCTGTGGCCAGTTATCGTGCAGCAGGGCGGGTTTGACACTTGGGTGAAGGAATATTTTCCGCCCAGTGGACAGATAAGAAATTGCCCGTTCTTAAGATAGGTTGCTGACGCATAGGGATTAACCAGGTCTCCATCTTTCATCTTGTTTTCCAAGGCCCATTGCTGTGCTGCGCCATCGAGTTGCTTCATGTTCGCGATACAGGCATTGCGAGGGGCGAACCTTGAGCCGGGTCTCATGAAGATGTAGGTGCGGACGAATTGGCTGACCGGGTTTCTCTTCGGATAGATCGCTACATTGAGTGTCTGCCCGTGAATATTGCAGGTCGTAGCCAGCGCCAATGTGCCGAGCTGATATTTGCCTTGGCTAGGGCAAGTCGGAAACTTTCCTTTCTTAAAATAGGAGGCGATATCCTGAGTGGTCGGCTGATTTGTGGTGCTGTGATGATTCGATTTCGCCCAGCGCGTGATGGCCTGGTCGATCAGGAAGAGGTTCGTTTGGCAGGCTGAAGGTTGGGTCGGGATGGGCACGGGTGCATTCAAACGCCATGCTCTGACGCCGAAGAAGATCAGCAGGGTCACGCATAGAAATGCGATCAGATAGATGATTTGACGCGTGCTCATGTGGAAAGGAGTGAGTGGTTAAGGCAGGCTGTGACCGGTGATGGTGCAGCAGGGAGGATTGCTCACCACGGTGAACCAGTATTTGCCGCCTTGGGGACAAGTAGGGAGAGTGCCGCCTTTCAGATAGGATGCGGCTCCCATGACGTCGATTTCATCTTTGTCCTCTTTGCGGTTCTCCAAGGCCCATTGTTGAGCGGCACCGTCCATTTGTTTCAGATTGGCGATGCAGGCATTGCGATTCGGTTGTATGCGTATTCTAATCAAACCAATGGACTGCAAGACAGCTTCTACAGGGTTTAAGCCGCTGGGTTTTGGCGCAGGTTGCATGATCGCACCGTGTTTGCTGCAATAAGTCGTAAGCGCGCCATCCAGAGCCATTTTTATGACTCCGCCTTCCGGACAGTGTGGGACCACTCCCTTGGCGGTATAAGGTTTCAATGCATCAGCAGGAGCGAAGTTCGTGAGGCCGACGCGAATCGAGTTGGTTAATTGTGCAAGGATGGCGTCAATCTCTTGGATTTGTTGCTGGCAAGGAATCTGAGGGAGCGCGACTTGAGCAGTTTGCCATGCTCTGACCACGGGATAACCGATGAGAGCAAGCAGGCCCAACGCGAGCAGGATGATACGCTCGCGGCGGCTGAAAAACTTTCTGACTTCGTTCATGAGGTTGATCTGTTGATTGATGAACTGACCGGAGAGAAGAGGAAACGAACACGCCAAATCAATAAACGAACTGGGTGGGGTTTCCTCCTGGCAGGCCGTCACCGCGAACAGCCTTGAAGAACTAAACACTGGAAATGATATCCAGTTGCGGGATTTAGAAAAGAAAAAATCCGCCGCTTTGCAGGCGACGGAGGTGTTGAAAGGAATTTATTTGAGCATGTGGACAGGCGAGGCGCCTGTCCGACTGGTGGCAGCCGAAGGCGGCTGCCCCACTATGCGGGCGTTATGCCCGCATCTCATCTGCATTGATGCCGTTGTCTGTGCACCATTTGCGATAAGCGAATGGGGAGATCTCGCTGGGTTTGATCTCGCTGCGGCCACCCCAGAAAACATTCGTGTAGAGCACCTGTATGCCGATGCTTTCGAGGTGGGCATCGATAGCAGCCTTGTGTGCGAGGACGAGTTTCTTGTCCGTGCCATGGGCCACGCCCATGACGTTCACGTTCTTGAATTCCGGACCGCCTTCGCGCCAGTAGGCGTGGGTCATGATGTGGTGACGGCCCACTTCGCGGCCTGCTTCCATTTCGCGTCCAGCCGGAACAGCCCAATGGAAGAGGGCGTTGTAGCGCGTGACCTGTTCGCCCGTGGCAAGCGTCTTCACGTGCTCGAGGAAGGTGGAGAAGCGGCCGATGACTTTGCGCTTGTTCAGGTCTTCGGCGGTGCGCGCGAATTCTTCCAAGGACACACCAGCTTCCTCTGCGCGGGCGTCCCAAATATTGGTGACCAGTTCGTTCGGCTCGAACTCGCGCTTGAGGGCTTCGAGGATGCGCCATTCGTGATCGTTCAACGTGACGATAGCGACCTCAGTGGCATCTGCTGGCACATCGGCTTTGCTGCCCGGTTCCATGCCGCGACGGCGCACATGGCCGACGCCGAGGGCGAAGAGTCGCTTGGCGGGCATCACGCGGAAGTGTTGGCCGCCGATCTTCTTCAGCAACCACTCGCAATGCTTGTGGATGGAGTAACCTTGCGGAACTTTCAGCGTGGTCCAGAGACGGTAGGAGGAACCCGTGCTGACCGTGTCGGTGGAGCGGGTGACGACGTGACCGGAGAAAGGGTCTTGCTGGAAAAGATAATCGAACGCCGCATCCAGCTTCTCATTCGGCACTTCCCACGCGACGAGCGCGCCTTCAGCGAGATTCGTGGCGAGGAGGGTCTGGCGTACACGGCGGATGGTGCCTGCTTCGAGCATCGCGCGGATGCGCTCGATGACGACAGGCAGTTCCACGCCGGAGAGGCGGGCGATCTCGCCCAGCGGATCACGCTGGAAGCCTTGGATCTGATCTTCCGAAACTGCGAGAATCTTCGCGTTGATCGGGTCAGCCACATTTACGGGAACACTGGCAACGGTCATAATACAAAAGTTATGACGCTAGCTTGGCCCATGAGATTCATCCGGCAAGCCAAATGCTAAGGAAAGAGCACCCTTTTTTAACCACAGATGGACACAGATTCACACAGATGAGGGGAGAAAATGACCAATGTCCAAGCACGAATGACGAATGCTTAAAGCTTCAACTCTAGGTATGCGCCCGGGGACATGCTGTTAACAGCATTCATGACGGTGGGGATGTGCAGTTTGATGCGTGGCCAGCGGGTGGTCAGCAGGACGAGGATGGCGATGCGACGGGTCTTAAGATTCTGTTGATAGCGCAGATTTTGATCCGTTGTGATCAATAATTCAAATCCTGCATTTTCGGCAGCGGCCAGTAGATCGCCATTACTCAAATTGGACCAACCAACTTCGTAAGCAGTGGAGACTTGGTGGGCGGATAATTCAAAACGAAGCGGTGCTGGCGTGCCTTGATCGAACAAAATCTTCATCGGATCAAGGCTGGCTTACCATAAGACTGCGGTCAGCATGCTCCAAGACAGCCAAGACCTGTGCTTTGGAAACGCCCGGGAACCATTCCAGAAAATCGTTTACACTCGCGCCTTCTTCCAAGTTCTCAAACAAGGCATGAACGGGAACGCGGGTATTTTTGAAAACCCACGCACCGCTGACCTTGTCGGCCACGCGTTCTACAGCAGGACATTCATTCCAGTCGAGCATGGCTTACTTTAGGTCATTGGAGAGGACGCGGCAAGTTTCTGCTTGGCAATTTGCACTGCCCCGCGTAACACGCTGGCTGCTCTTTGAAAGAAGCCGGTCCGTGTGGATCGGTAAACTTGCAGTCAAATGTCAGGGAACCCCGTGAAAGTCGGGGACGGTTGCGCCACTGTGACAGGTTACAAACTCCCATAGGCCACTGCCGAGCGTAAGCAAAGCGGGAAGGCGGGAGTGAGGTTTGAAGCCTGGAGTCAGGATATCGGTTTGATTGCTCTCGTCCGCCTCAGCACACGTGTGTGTGCCGGGGCACTTCTCCGACAAAGAGAAGGATGGGGCCAGCCAGTTCTGCCCAAGCGGAGCTGGATCTGTTGGATGCCTTCATTCTCCATTTTGCGGATGTGGAGGCTTTTGTTTTTTCCGGGGTAACCCGGTCCAGCATGGTCCTCACTTCCCACTGGTCTCGCCATAGTCAACAACCGCCGCGCGATAAACGCGGCTATGGAAAGATCAGTGAACATGCGTCAGTTAGCCTTGCCGATAACCATCGGCCTCACGGCGACCTCAGCGGTCGCCCAAACCACGTCCTCAACCAGCACGGAAACGAACCGTTTGCCGGAGGTGGTCATCACCGCCACGCGCACTGCGGAAAGTGCGGCAGCGACGGCCAGTTCCGTGACGGTCATCACACGCCAGCAGATCGAGGCGCGTCAGATCCATACGCTGGGCGATGCTCTGCAGGGTGTTCCGGGCATGTCTGTGGTGACTACGGGTACACCGGGTCAGCAGACCTCGGTGTTTTCACGCGGCACAGAGAGCAATCACACATTGCTCATTGTGGAC
This genomic window contains:
- a CDS encoding DUF433 domain-containing protein, with translation MLDWNECPAVERVADKVSGAWVFKNTRVPVHALFENLEEGASVNDFLEWFPGVSKAQVLAVLEHADRSLMVSQP
- a CDS encoding Lrp/AsnC family transcriptional regulator; this encodes MTVASVPVNVADPINAKILAVSEDQIQGFQRDPLGEIARLSGVELPVVIERIRAMLEAGTIRRVRQTLLATNLAEGALVAWEVPNEKLDAAFDYLFQQDPFSGHVVTRSTDTVSTGSSYRLWTTLKVPQGYSIHKHCEWLLKKIGGQHFRVMPAKRLFALGVGHVRRRGMEPGSKADVPADATEVAIVTLNDHEWRILEALKREFEPNELVTNIWDARAEEAGVSLEEFARTAEDLNKRKVIGRFSTFLEHVKTLATGEQVTRYNALFHWAVPAGREMEAGREVGRHHIMTHAYWREGGPEFKNVNVMGVAHGTDKKLVLAHKAAIDAHLESIGIQVLYTNVFWGGRSEIKPSEISPFAYRKWCTDNGINADEMRA
- a CDS encoding alpha/beta hydrolase, translated to MPTLHAAPGQPIKLWSGKVPGDKDTVGEEKDMTKPAENKVGGKPVIRLGNVSEPTITFYPAPKVNNTGTAVLVCPGGGYSILAYDLEGSEVCEWLNSIGVNAVLVKYRVPKRPGTDRHGPPLQDVQRAFGLVRSKASEWGIDAKRVGILGFSAGGHLSAVACNNYEQRTYEKVDAADEQSCRPDFAVLIYPAYLTVKEQGDKVAPELPVSAKTPPTFLAMTGDDGVRVESALFYYLALKNAKVPAEMHLYPKGGHGYGLRPSDNTVSSWPKRVEEWMGASGLLKAK